A window of the Phaseolus vulgaris cultivar G19833 chromosome 5, P. vulgaris v2.0, whole genome shotgun sequence genome harbors these coding sequences:
- the LOC137834370 gene encoding uncharacterized protein, translating to MNRRTRPSISQSFHKYLKPGALARIRDSRISARSHRLNAILRHQISLHRPPSPLPLPAAEQPQAAAATSDSAFPFFVARIYGPRCPQRKKLMAAKSVLLLPVSPTAESPDLM from the exons ATGAACCGCAGAACCAGACCTAGCATCTCCCAATCCTTCCACAAGTATCTCAAACCCGGCGCCCTTGCTCGAATTCGCGATTCTCGCATCAGCGCCAGATCTCACCGCCTCAACGCCATCCTCCGCCACCAGATCTCCCTCCATCGTCCTCCCTCGCCTTTGCCGCTCCCCGCTGCCGAACAGCCCCAGGCTGCCGCTGCCACCTCCGACTCTGCCTTCCCGTTCTTCGTCGCAAGGATCTACGGCCCGCGCTGTCCGCAGCGCAAGAAACTCATGGCTGCCAAGTCCGTCCTCCTCCTCCCCGTCTCTCCCACTGCTGAATCGCCGGATCTT ATGTAG